One segment of Rhodopirellula baltica SH 1 DNA contains the following:
- a CDS encoding FG-GAP-like repeat-containing protein, whose protein sequence is MTSSQSPTSKQSPSGKQPAINTWLVAVVAIGLLAAAGYWFSRGPADPPDDVPGVGGENQSEQLASQNLDLNRVALASMENLDTDDAETAWSALSKSRPEDRSIALNRALNRALTIDELSAVATDASAKPEEKQAARQRLASLLSEARGLIQKYVELGGDPNLATWMNARVDLNEANLLPRSVMQSIRKEVFGRLIESIQKNADAKGDKSNAILLAGTLTQVVDVLEDPIRGIPPTILEPAATALTQLSNQQPNNLYLAVRAARLGIANESKAAVDAIRRTQTLAASIEPTLRQQTAPIGKTPAELVDGIVSSVEAGEFDEADNQMMLWFNLLNSTELIKTDRRRASPHPLDLIQFESLRRLSAEVSKQSRIASASDPLSFDIQSLTIASDNDEGISANDLIAIDANLDFKMDVVSLHPGNDSATLFLWMQGDKGWQKHGTLKVDGQWTGMMVADLFMVDSSSPGRLRQDATSRSHNTLRSIILFGDSGAQLVVVDGRDFGQTDATDEDSLKTEAADGLDLLSQVHAMISGDFEGDGDLDLMAATDRGWELLVNRGNRTFFPLPTNENQATSWDESDPPVAFAIADLDRDLDLDVVTVHPQSGRVGWIENLLHLQFRFSYRDDIPVLPGVDSLAIEDVDGNVSWDIILGSPNQGQLVLSHTGDIGMWRVDAVTPFSWPTTRTDQQPSRTHRGSLIVADLDNDSFYECLRGGIASSVLELSPASPADEKPQKFGPQQDLQWKASDQTSEIFVYAATDFDADLRVDLVGWSASGDASSPTISVASNTTDLSGKAISVRFKGIDDNNANSGRVNHYAVGSVLELRFGPHYRSRIVTDPTTHFGLDGLIGPGNLRVIFPNGLTQSVPKIEPGVMIEEEQTLKGSCPYLYAFNGERFEFVTDCLWAAPLGLQTSPGVVVPDRPWEHLLVDGKFLAPNDGAYELRITEELWEVAYFDQLDLAAIDHPKDVVVFTNEKVGPPSVAEPIIHAFDRSELQSVSKSTDTAGADVTSLLRETDGEHVQGFAHRYRQGLCPPHWIDLDLSDRVSETTSEDANIHLVLNGWILPTDTSLNIQIDQNPELSSPEPPSLWVPDESSESGWKMASPFIGFPGGKNKTIVVDITDWVNRKDARVRIRTTNQIYWDSAAVSVRTNEEIERLRSLVVVQPLTLQSAEVAWHGFSGRSHPGPKQAETYDYQSVQDSPRWPPLDGPLTNYGPAEDLISDWDDSMVVISGGDEIRLRFEVPKKELSDSEQRDFVMHGVGWDKDADLNTLAGQSTLPLPFQSMSKYPPTASQKEEATKSRETNAVHLSREQPFRKFWSRGASPRNDSSERPVQ, encoded by the coding sequence GTGACTTCGTCTCAATCCCCAACCAGCAAACAGTCTCCTTCCGGTAAACAGCCCGCGATCAACACCTGGCTGGTCGCTGTTGTCGCGATTGGGTTGCTCGCAGCAGCCGGCTATTGGTTCAGTCGCGGCCCAGCGGATCCTCCAGACGACGTTCCCGGTGTTGGTGGCGAAAACCAATCCGAGCAGCTCGCGTCGCAAAACCTCGACCTGAACCGGGTCGCGCTAGCGTCGATGGAAAATCTCGATACCGACGATGCGGAAACGGCTTGGTCTGCACTGTCAAAGTCCCGACCAGAAGATCGTTCGATCGCGCTGAACCGCGCACTGAACCGAGCATTGACGATCGACGAGTTGTCTGCCGTCGCCACCGATGCTTCCGCCAAACCAGAAGAAAAGCAAGCCGCTCGACAACGACTCGCATCGCTGCTTTCAGAAGCTCGCGGTTTGATTCAGAAGTATGTTGAGCTTGGTGGCGATCCCAACCTGGCGACTTGGATGAACGCACGAGTCGACCTGAATGAAGCCAACTTGCTGCCGCGATCGGTGATGCAATCGATCCGCAAAGAAGTCTTTGGCCGGCTGATTGAATCCATTCAAAAAAACGCTGATGCGAAAGGCGACAAAAGCAATGCCATTCTGTTGGCGGGCACTTTGACTCAGGTGGTGGATGTGCTGGAGGATCCCATTCGCGGGATTCCACCAACCATTCTCGAACCGGCCGCGACCGCTCTGACTCAGCTGTCCAACCAACAACCCAACAACCTGTATTTGGCCGTCCGAGCGGCACGACTTGGAATCGCGAACGAATCCAAAGCGGCCGTCGATGCGATTCGGCGAACCCAAACCCTTGCGGCATCGATCGAGCCCACCCTTCGCCAACAAACCGCCCCGATCGGAAAAACTCCGGCTGAATTGGTCGATGGAATTGTTTCCTCGGTCGAAGCCGGCGAGTTCGACGAGGCTGACAACCAAATGATGCTTTGGTTCAATCTTTTGAACTCCACGGAACTGATCAAGACCGACCGACGCCGCGCGTCACCTCACCCGTTGGATTTGATTCAGTTTGAATCGCTGCGTCGACTTTCAGCGGAAGTTTCGAAACAATCGCGAATTGCGTCGGCCTCGGATCCTTTGTCGTTCGACATTCAATCGTTGACGATTGCTAGTGACAACGATGAAGGGATATCAGCCAACGATCTGATTGCCATTGATGCCAACCTCGACTTCAAAATGGATGTGGTGTCGCTACATCCCGGTAACGACTCTGCAACTTTGTTTCTATGGATGCAAGGTGACAAAGGCTGGCAGAAGCACGGCACCTTGAAAGTGGACGGCCAGTGGACTGGCATGATGGTCGCGGATTTATTCATGGTCGACTCCAGTTCACCAGGCCGGCTTCGTCAGGACGCGACGTCACGCAGTCACAACACACTTCGCAGCATCATCCTGTTTGGTGATTCAGGTGCTCAATTGGTCGTCGTCGATGGACGAGACTTTGGCCAGACCGACGCGACCGATGAAGACTCGTTGAAGACCGAAGCCGCCGACGGCCTGGATTTGCTTTCACAAGTTCACGCGATGATCAGTGGCGATTTTGAAGGAGACGGGGACTTGGATTTGATGGCGGCCACCGATCGAGGATGGGAACTCCTGGTCAATCGCGGCAACCGAACGTTTTTTCCGCTTCCAACAAATGAGAATCAAGCCACGTCGTGGGACGAGTCTGATCCACCCGTTGCTTTCGCAATCGCAGACTTAGATCGCGACTTGGACCTGGACGTCGTGACCGTTCACCCTCAATCGGGCCGCGTCGGATGGATCGAAAACTTGCTGCACCTGCAGTTTCGTTTTTCCTATCGCGACGACATCCCCGTCCTACCGGGCGTGGATTCACTAGCGATCGAAGACGTCGATGGAAACGTGTCCTGGGACATCATTTTGGGCTCGCCCAATCAAGGACAATTGGTTCTGTCTCACACCGGCGACATTGGCATGTGGCGAGTCGATGCGGTCACGCCATTCTCGTGGCCAACGACCCGAACGGATCAGCAACCGTCGCGAACCCACCGAGGTTCACTCATCGTTGCTGACCTCGACAATGACAGTTTCTATGAATGCCTTCGTGGTGGAATCGCTTCATCCGTTTTGGAACTATCGCCTGCCTCACCGGCGGATGAAAAACCACAGAAGTTTGGGCCTCAACAGGATTTGCAGTGGAAAGCTTCCGACCAAACATCCGAGATCTTCGTTTACGCGGCGACTGATTTCGATGCCGACCTACGCGTCGACTTGGTCGGGTGGTCGGCTTCCGGTGACGCAAGCTCACCGACCATCTCCGTTGCTTCCAACACAACGGATCTGAGCGGCAAGGCGATCTCAGTTCGCTTCAAAGGCATCGACGACAACAACGCAAACAGCGGCCGAGTCAATCACTATGCCGTCGGATCGGTATTGGAACTGCGTTTCGGACCACACTACCGCTCTCGTATCGTCACCGATCCGACCACCCACTTCGGACTGGATGGATTGATCGGCCCCGGCAACTTACGAGTCATCTTCCCAAACGGCTTGACCCAATCGGTTCCCAAGATTGAACCGGGAGTCATGATCGAAGAAGAACAAACACTCAAAGGATCCTGCCCGTACCTGTATGCGTTCAACGGGGAACGGTTTGAGTTCGTCACGGACTGTTTGTGGGCGGCGCCACTGGGATTGCAAACCTCTCCCGGAGTTGTGGTTCCTGATCGACCGTGGGAACACTTGTTGGTCGACGGGAAGTTTTTGGCTCCCAACGACGGCGCCTACGAACTTCGAATCACCGAGGAACTTTGGGAAGTCGCATACTTCGATCAACTGGACTTGGCGGCGATTGATCACCCCAAAGATGTGGTCGTCTTCACCAACGAAAAAGTCGGCCCGCCTTCGGTAGCAGAACCAATTATTCACGCATTTGATCGATCCGAACTTCAATCAGTTTCCAAATCAACCGACACCGCGGGAGCAGACGTGACATCGCTCCTTCGCGAAACGGACGGCGAGCATGTCCAGGGGTTTGCACATCGATATCGACAGGGACTCTGTCCTCCACACTGGATCGACTTGGACCTCAGCGACCGTGTTTCTGAAACCACATCCGAGGACGCCAACATTCACTTGGTCCTCAACGGATGGATTTTGCCGACGGACACGTCGCTAAACATTCAAATCGATCAGAACCCCGAACTGTCATCGCCTGAACCACCATCGCTTTGGGTTCCCGATGAATCATCAGAATCCGGCTGGAAAATGGCCTCACCGTTCATTGGATTCCCCGGTGGCAAGAACAAAACGATCGTTGTCGACATTACCGACTGGGTAAATCGCAAAGACGCTCGAGTGAGGATCCGAACGACCAACCAAATTTATTGGGATTCCGCAGCGGTATCCGTTCGAACGAACGAGGAAATTGAGCGTCTTCGCTCACTCGTCGTAGTCCAACCGCTGACTTTGCAATCTGCCGAAGTGGCTTGGCACGGCTTCTCCGGACGAAGTCATCCTGGACCGAAACAGGCCGAAACTTACGACTACCAAAGCGTTCAGGATTCACCTCGATGGCCACCTCTCGATGGGCCACTCACCAATTACGGTCCGGCCGAGGATCTGATTTCGGACTGGGACGACTCAATGGTGGTCATCAGTGGTGGCGATGAAATCCGATTGCGTTTTGAGGTTCCGAAAAAAGAGCTCTCGGATTCCGAGCAACGCGACTTCGTAATGCACGGAGTGGGATGGGACAAAGACGCCGACCTCAACACACTGGCTGGCCAATCAACTTTGCCGCTCCCATTCCAATCGATGAGCAAGTACCCACCAACCGCATCCCAAAAAGAAGAAGCAACCAAGTCTCGCGAAACCAACGCGGTTCACCTCTCACGCGAGCAACCCTTTCGCAAATTTTGGTCGCGAGGTGCGTCGCCCCGGAACGATTCAAGCGAAAGGCCTGTTCAATGA
- a CDS encoding TerC family protein, whose protein sequence is MMDLIASSVEVAADVPLWSVPSLIALFALTLMEIVLGIDNIVFIAILTGKLPAEKRSFARRFGLFVAMGMRILLLMMIGWLMSLQSPIIELSSLAPIESLREHLAADAEVNEISGRDLILLFGGLFLMFTAVREIHHKIEGEHDDDPQMDMDLPEADAAVKSRKPVTVGSVLFQIAVMDVIFSLDSVITAVGMASHLPIMIAAVVISVGVMITFANQISDFVQEHPTVKMLALSFLILISVVLLSEAVGTPVNKGYVYFAMAFSLIVEFLNLRMTKKAKLQHAH, encoded by the coding sequence ATGATGGATTTGATTGCGTCGTCGGTTGAAGTTGCTGCGGATGTACCGCTGTGGTCGGTTCCGTCACTCATCGCTTTGTTCGCGTTGACTTTGATGGAGATCGTTCTCGGCATCGACAACATTGTTTTCATTGCGATTCTGACCGGGAAATTGCCTGCTGAGAAACGCTCCTTTGCTCGGCGATTCGGATTGTTCGTCGCGATGGGGATGCGAATCCTATTGCTGATGATGATCGGATGGTTGATGAGCCTGCAGTCGCCAATCATTGAACTGTCGTCGCTGGCACCAATCGAATCGTTGAGAGAACATCTGGCTGCCGACGCCGAAGTCAATGAAATCAGCGGGCGGGATTTGATTCTGTTGTTCGGTGGCCTGTTCTTGATGTTCACCGCGGTTCGAGAAATCCATCATAAAATCGAAGGCGAGCACGATGATGATCCACAGATGGACATGGATTTGCCCGAAGCCGATGCAGCGGTGAAATCGCGAAAACCGGTGACGGTCGGATCCGTTTTGTTTCAGATCGCTGTGATGGATGTCATTTTCTCGCTCGACAGCGTGATCACAGCGGTCGGCATGGCGTCTCACCTGCCAATCATGATCGCCGCGGTGGTGATTAGCGTCGGTGTGATGATCACGTTCGCCAACCAAATTAGCGACTTCGTGCAGGAGCACCCAACTGTCAAAATGTTGGCTTTGTCGTTCCTGATTTTGATTTCAGTGGTATTGCTCAGCGAAGCCGTCGGAACGCCAGTCAACAAAGGCTATGTTTACTTTGCGATGGCGTTCTCTTTGATCGTAGAGTTCCTGAACCTACGGATGACGAAAAAGGCGAAGTTGCAGCACGCTCATTGA
- a CDS encoding sulfite exporter TauE/SafE family protein gives MSFLDILAQPDTWQLVGVLCLGIFVQAAAGFAGGLVIVPLLLWAGYSIPEAQTSLLVATIPQNLWGVVSFRDALDSKRMVWPGAARLLFLPLGVLTLQWMESFSMVTLRQIVGVAVLLATLATILFRPKPRDQVAPFWSYLVFPLSGFLQGLVGMGGPPMVLWVQAHDWDTRRMRGFLFSMYLISLAPGIAVLVWFFGSRVIPPALIAAAAIPILLAVTWVGLKVGTALGTQRLRRITMALLLLMGLAGLAAPWLSPA, from the coding sequence GTGAGCTTCTTAGACATCCTGGCTCAACCGGATACGTGGCAATTGGTGGGGGTGCTTTGCCTGGGCATCTTCGTTCAAGCCGCTGCTGGATTCGCGGGCGGGTTGGTGATTGTGCCGTTGCTACTATGGGCAGGATATTCCATCCCGGAAGCCCAAACATCTTTGCTGGTCGCAACCATTCCTCAAAACTTGTGGGGCGTGGTGTCTTTCCGCGACGCTCTGGATTCGAAACGCATGGTGTGGCCGGGGGCGGCGCGTTTGCTGTTCTTGCCGCTTGGCGTGCTGACGTTGCAGTGGATGGAATCGTTTTCAATGGTGACGCTTCGGCAGATCGTCGGGGTGGCGGTCTTGTTGGCGACGCTGGCAACGATTTTGTTTCGACCAAAGCCGCGTGATCAGGTGGCACCGTTTTGGAGCTATTTGGTATTTCCGCTGTCCGGATTTCTTCAGGGTTTGGTCGGGATGGGCGGGCCGCCGATGGTGCTTTGGGTGCAAGCCCACGATTGGGATACGCGGCGGATGCGTGGGTTTCTGTTTTCGATGTACCTGATCAGCTTGGCACCCGGGATTGCTGTGTTGGTATGGTTCTTTGGATCTCGCGTGATTCCCCCGGCATTGATTGCTGCCGCCGCGATTCCTATTTTGCTGGCGGTGACTTGGGTCGGTCTGAAAGTCGGAACGGCTTTGGGGACGCAACGTCTGCGACGGATCACGATGGCATTGTTATTGCTGATGGGGTTGGCCGGTTTGGCCGCACCGTGGCTGTCTCCCGCCTGA
- a CDS encoding nucleotide pyrophosphohydrolase, translating to MSQSSSDSAKQTPSSMSIADAQTQVDQWIQTIGVRYFDEMTNLAQLVEEVGEVARILSRTKGEQSTKSGAVLGELSDELADVMFVVICLANQSGIDLTDALRRNLDKKTKRDATRHRENSKLIGTDESSESA from the coding sequence ATGTCGCAATCATCTTCGGACTCCGCAAAGCAAACGCCTTCGTCCATGTCGATTGCGGATGCTCAAACGCAGGTTGACCAATGGATTCAAACCATCGGCGTGCGATACTTCGATGAGATGACCAATCTGGCTCAATTGGTCGAGGAAGTTGGCGAGGTTGCACGGATTCTCTCACGCACCAAGGGCGAGCAGTCCACCAAGTCGGGTGCGGTCTTGGGCGAATTGTCGGACGAATTGGCCGACGTGATGTTCGTGGTCATTTGTTTGGCAAACCAATCCGGGATTGATCTGACGGATGCCTTGCGGCGAAACCTGGACAAGAAAACGAAACGCGATGCAACGCGTCATCGCGAAAATTCGAAGTTGATCGGTACTGATGAATCATCGGAATCCGCGTGA
- a CDS encoding FG-GAP repeat domain-containing protein, translating to MSADEPVSFEIRLLTLDANEGIAAGDVDGDGKTDLVAGRNWFRNGDWAPRPLRAIEDWNGYVQSNGDYLFDVDSDGRLDVIAGSFLPTEVKWYRNPGEEDLRLGKMWPESTLVDTGATANEGQLFEDIDGDGRPEWIVNSWKNEVPTVIWRLEPNESTEDGKPAYELKRHVLGEEFNGHGIGVGDINGDGRNDILVGWGWYEQPAENPWGQPWIAHRDWKLHASLPMLIEDIDQDGDQDLIYGEGHNYGLQWWENTGANDSGSIEWKEHEIDRRFSQPHSMVWVDLDGDGNKDLVTGKRYYAHNGNDPGGKEVPCLYWYSFDVASKSFQRHVVDEGRVGTGLQIVAEDFNGDGKTDLAVAGKSGTYLLLAKP from the coding sequence GTGTCAGCGGATGAGCCGGTTTCGTTTGAGATTCGTTTGTTGACCTTGGATGCAAACGAAGGAATCGCGGCGGGTGACGTTGACGGGGATGGAAAAACGGACCTGGTCGCCGGGCGCAATTGGTTCCGAAATGGCGATTGGGCACCGCGGCCCTTGCGAGCAATCGAAGATTGGAATGGTTACGTTCAGAGCAACGGAGACTACCTCTTCGACGTTGATTCGGATGGTCGTTTGGATGTGATCGCGGGATCGTTCTTGCCGACGGAAGTGAAGTGGTATCGCAACCCAGGCGAAGAAGATTTGCGTTTGGGGAAAATGTGGCCCGAATCCACCTTGGTTGATACGGGAGCGACGGCAAACGAGGGGCAGCTGTTCGAAGACATCGATGGCGATGGACGTCCCGAATGGATTGTGAATAGTTGGAAGAATGAAGTTCCGACGGTGATCTGGCGATTGGAACCCAACGAATCAACGGAAGATGGCAAACCGGCCTACGAATTGAAGCGGCATGTGTTGGGCGAAGAGTTCAACGGCCATGGAATCGGTGTTGGCGATATCAATGGCGATGGTCGGAATGACATCTTGGTTGGTTGGGGATGGTATGAACAACCTGCCGAGAATCCTTGGGGCCAACCCTGGATCGCTCACCGTGATTGGAAGTTGCACGCCAGTTTGCCGATGTTGATCGAAGACATCGATCAAGACGGTGATCAGGACCTGATTTATGGTGAAGGTCACAACTATGGGTTGCAGTGGTGGGAAAACACCGGTGCCAATGATTCCGGATCCATCGAATGGAAAGAGCACGAGATCGATCGACGTTTCAGCCAGCCTCACTCGATGGTTTGGGTGGACTTGGATGGTGATGGCAACAAAGATCTCGTGACCGGAAAACGGTATTACGCCCACAACGGAAATGACCCAGGCGGAAAAGAAGTTCCGTGTCTCTACTGGTACTCGTTCGATGTTGCGTCAAAATCGTTCCAGCGACATGTCGTTGATGAAGGTCGCGTGGGAACCGGTTTGCAAATCGTCGCCGAGGACTTCAACGGTGACGGAAAAACCGACCTGGCGGTCGCCGGGAAAAGTGGCACCTACCTGCTATTAGCAAAACCTTGA
- a CDS encoding NAD(P)/FAD-dependent oxidoreductase has protein sequence MSNATKQRPHVVVVGGGFAGLQATRDLRKVDVSVTLLDRRNFHLFQPLLYQVATGELSPANIATPLRGILRKQKNARVVLEEVTSISLDSNEVYTTDSVIAFDYLIVATGAIHHYFGREEWRPLAPGLKTIENATEIRRQILGAFEAAERSSDPDEIHDLLTFVIVGGGPTGCELAGALAEISRHTLQNDFRSIQPADARIVLVESGDAPLDVYPEPLPQRAALDLKKLGVEIQTQCRVVEIEPTHVMIRNKTTEEVSRLNTRTVLWAAGVKASPLGAILCEAAGIESDRGGRVPVSPDLSIAGHGTVFVCGDLAQVKMEDGGEVPGLAPAAMQMGTQAAKCIRADLQSKPRPEFRYRDKGSLAVIGRCTAVGQIGSYKAKGFVAWFIWLFIHLMYITLFRNRLLVLMQWGWTFVTHDRSARLITDGANTDISTMEQATGWNADPAMPSTRRLEPTSQTGVGGSD, from the coding sequence ATGAGCAACGCAACTAAACAGCGTCCTCACGTTGTCGTGGTTGGCGGCGGTTTCGCTGGTTTGCAAGCGACACGCGACCTGCGGAAGGTCGACGTCTCGGTAACGCTTCTTGATCGTCGCAATTTTCACCTTTTTCAGCCGCTGCTGTATCAAGTCGCTACCGGCGAACTTTCACCCGCAAACATTGCGACGCCACTGCGTGGGATTCTGCGAAAGCAAAAAAACGCTCGCGTGGTTTTGGAAGAGGTGACATCGATTTCGCTGGATTCGAATGAGGTGTACACCACGGATTCAGTGATTGCGTTCGACTATCTGATTGTCGCGACGGGAGCGATCCACCATTACTTTGGTCGTGAAGAATGGCGTCCGCTGGCTCCTGGGCTAAAGACGATTGAAAACGCGACGGAAATTCGTCGGCAAATCTTGGGGGCGTTTGAGGCTGCTGAACGCAGCAGCGATCCCGATGAAATTCATGACCTTCTGACGTTTGTCATCGTTGGAGGTGGTCCGACCGGTTGTGAACTGGCCGGTGCGCTGGCCGAGATTTCGCGTCACACCCTTCAGAATGATTTTCGCTCGATCCAACCTGCAGACGCACGGATCGTGTTGGTCGAATCGGGAGATGCTCCGCTGGACGTATATCCTGAACCATTGCCGCAGCGTGCCGCGCTTGATTTGAAAAAGCTGGGTGTTGAAATCCAAACGCAATGTCGCGTGGTGGAGATTGAACCGACGCATGTGATGATTCGCAATAAGACGACCGAAGAAGTCAGTCGTTTGAACACGCGAACGGTGTTGTGGGCCGCAGGGGTCAAAGCAAGTCCGTTGGGTGCGATTCTGTGTGAAGCCGCTGGGATCGAATCAGACCGTGGCGGCCGAGTGCCAGTCAGTCCGGATCTTTCAATCGCCGGTCATGGCACGGTCTTCGTTTGTGGCGACTTAGCCCAAGTGAAGATGGAGGATGGTGGCGAGGTGCCGGGGTTGGCTCCCGCAGCGATGCAGATGGGGACACAAGCGGCGAAGTGCATCCGCGCCGACTTGCAATCCAAGCCTCGCCCCGAATTTCGATATCGGGACAAAGGCAGTTTGGCCGTGATTGGTCGCTGCACCGCCGTTGGACAAATTGGAAGCTACAAGGCGAAAGGCTTTGTCGCTTGGTTCATTTGGCTGTTTATTCACCTGATGTACATCACCTTGTTTCGGAACCGGTTGTTGGTGTTGATGCAGTGGGGGTGGACCTTTGTCACACACGACCGATCGGCTCGGTTGATCACCGATGGCGCCAACACAGATATTTCGACGATGGAACAAGCGACCGGATGGAATGCAGACCCTGCAATGCCATCGACCCGCCGTTTGGAGCCGACATCACAAACCGGCGTTGGTGGATCGGATTGA